One Xiphophorus maculatus strain JP 163 A chromosome 23, X_maculatus-5.0-male, whole genome shotgun sequence genomic window, CTCCTCGCATGTCACGGCGGGGCGACTTCCATTTCAGTCGCAAGCCAAGACGTCCGTCCACCGGATGTGTGCGTGTGTCATTCACAGCGTGTGACACACGGCACCAaaccccccccgccccccccccccccgcagCAGCAGCGCATCCACGCTCCCCTCCTCTCAGTCTGGagagctgctgctctgctttggACTGGGGGAAATCCTTAACTGAGCTGCGTCATAATATACGTCAATAAACTCTCATTCACCGACGGTCAGGTACCACAGTAGCCGCCATATTCGCATCTCCATGGCAGGGTGAGCGGTGCTCTCTGCGAGCTTATGATCCTGTCGGCGACACCAACACTCCCCCCTGCGTCGAGCTCGCATCCCTTCCCGACAGCGGTCCGCAGCCACTCGACCCAGGGCCCCCGGACAGCGAAGCAGAGCAAGCCGCGCGGACGTCCacagagaggggaagacatgcagcgtGGAGAGGGGGTCTAGGTCGACTACGATGCCTTAGACTTGGAGAGAGGAATCCTGGCACAAGATGGAGGTAAACAGCGTTAGCAGCGAGGTGAGTGGACAAATGCGTGCTTTGCATACCAATCTTATCGGCATTGTTTTTGGCGCTGTGACGTCCAGTTGAGTTAGCCGTGTTGTGCTGGTGCTGGCGTCACGATTTGCAGCGCACTGTGATGCATGCTAACGCGTTAGCTCGGGCTAACAGCTGGTTATATTTAATCCAACCGCTCCGACGCCGCATGTTTGTTTCGCGACAGTCTGTTTGGACTTTCACGGATAATTTTTTACCTTCATGCACCAGCTGCGGTTTCTATCCATTCAAACAGGCGCTTCATTTTGgcatttgttgctgttttaacaGCTCTGGGGGAGTTTACTTCATAGCTAGCAGAGCgcatttagcattagcatttgcTAGCTTGTTGGCTAATTTCTTGTTGCCTTGAAAGTTAGTGACAAGTTATGAACAAAACCCCGTAAAATAAGTAATTACGGGCTAATTAAGTGTGTCGttcatataaaataaactttttgatccagcttttgtgttttttgtttgtttgtgtttttagtttgcGGTTCTGTCCGGCATTTAATCAGACTGCTATACAACTTTAGCGTTGGTTTGTCAACAGGAATGACATGGCTATCAAATAATGCCGAGATTGTATGAATATATGAAACGGTTGCAAACAATTATAACATGTTAAAGTCATGTGTGAAATCATggggatttaaaataaaagtcagcgCTTCCTCAGctaaaaatcacaaactatTAGTTATTTTAAGGAGATGAACCAGTTTTTAAGTTTAACCTATAATTTGAGGCAATTCTTTCGAGtatctttaaaataatgacaaCGAGACAACTTTTCCGAAATGTATATAAAGCTGTTGAACAACTAGTTCGATATAGTTTCACATGCAGTAATTGAATTGAAATCTCCCTTTAAATTTCACTGGTGACTCCTATGATTAGATGTAAGAACACGTCTAAATTCATGCACTGTCAcaactttggtttgttttagtgtgtgattgcatattttttgaagatAAGGACGGTTTCCAAGTGAAGCAGAACCATCTCCACAGTCCTGAACCTGCTTATCTCGGGGATTGTTCTTCGTACCTCCAGTCCAATAATGTCTGACTGACTGACGGTGAGGGGTTTAAAGCCACATTATGATTAGAGCAGCCTCTTCCATTCTTTCTTTTACCATAATCGTCTGCTTGTTACGGTTGAGGAGtcaaagattttctgtttattgttctGATTTCTTTAAGTTTCTAAAACGTTTCCTTAATCTTCAAGACAAATTCAGATTCAGATAAGTTTTTACTCTGATTAATTAAACTCAGCTAAGCTAACTACTCCCACTATTTTTGACCTTGCAACCAAAGAGTTGCAAGTTGCAATTCTCTGACTTCATAAAAATCACATAAAGGTGAGGaacatatattattattattattattattattattattattttatgttatggATGCAAGACTACTACAGGTTTACtacaaataagagaaaaagtTGCACACTTTCTCTTATCTGTCAGCtcaaaataacaaatcaaaTTGACAGCAAAAAGTGATCAATTCATCTGTAGTTCCTACAGTTTTGAAAAGTAAATGATTTTATAGTCATCAAAATCCGGATTGGTATAGAATatattgtggaaaaatgttcacTGCTTTTTCTATTATCCTAAGAGATGTATCTGAATTTCTTAAAAAGTAGCGCACCTTCCTCactgctcttttgtttttttgtatgcCCAGGTTatcatttctgagtttttttttatagtctCAGGACTATTCTGGGTTAGATTATAGACGCTTGACAGAAAGGGTGGGTAATATGGGCTTTGAATTTTAGCATAATGTTTAGTATTGCTATTgatataatgataaaaaatgatgagttaaaaaacaactttttcttaccacttttttaagtaactgtatggctgtgactgGGCGTCACAAACAACTACTGGTTTTGAACTTAGAGAAAAATTCCCATTTGAAACGGGCTTCTTTAAGACaccatttactttaaaaaaaaaaaaaaaactatgattGATGTCACtaagctgcacacagtaacttcatttaatcatattttccaGTTGATGATATTTACACAACCAGTGGAGAAAAAAGCCAAAAGCCACTACTGGTAATATTGTCAGTAGTTaatcattcatttaaatttagaGATATGATCAATACTAAATCTCATTATAAGAAGCATAActattttggtcatttttttttacatgcaaaataaaaatgtctcctTCCCTGATCTAGTGTATGTAAATCcatcacaatttaaaaaaaataaaagtagattttaattGAACTTTGTCCAGAAGctggaaataaataacaaaaaactaccaaatgtaaaaaatattaaaaaaacatcctattGTTTATTATTGACTCCTATTTATATATCAAAGCATTTGTCCAAAACTTACAGTAGATGCATCATTTAATAAGTGACTTTTCACTATTTCAGCCAATCGCTGATGACCTTTGGGACTTAAATCTGCAGCGATTCACTGATATATGAGGGATCACTTTTCTATTCTAAACTTTGAGTATCCATCCTCTTCAATTCACTTTGTATcacttttagcttttatttatctttgtgaaTTCAAGATTAGATGTCTTTGCGACGCTGTGAAAGGGGGGCTGAAAAAGGCTCAGAGCGCTGCGAGTGTGGGCTGCGAGCCGcgatgagccacagcaaaggtggGAGTGAATGTGTGAATTATGACACAAGCGTTGCCCAGGCTTTCTGTCCGGGCCTGGATGTTTACATCTTAACCGGTCGCACCAaggtggttgtttttttttttttcttcttcttctctcctttttgGAGTCTGTTCCAGCGCCTTGCTGGGTTCAGACGGGTTCACCTTTTGATAATCTGGATGTTTTGCACCGTTGCGGCTGAAACGTGCTCCGCTGGCCTCCGTTGTGTTGGATGCACAAGAGTGTATGCCGGTGGCTCCGCCCACTGAGTGGGCTCACGTAGCGGCTATGACTCATTCTCCCTCTTCAGAGCCTTGCTGGAATTCAGCGCACACAAGCACATCAGTACACAATGCTGAGGCTGAGGTGAAATGTTGATGGTGAAATGTTGACGGTGATATTATTCTGGTAGAGTTTTCTTGTTGTGCTTGATTTTCACCCGGCTCCTGATTTGTTGcgtttatttctaaaattattttatttcatttttttcagtgaagaaaGGAGACAGACTCCtcctttttgtaaatatgagtaaactgaagcagaaaaataaaactcccaTGTTTTCATCATGAGCAGAAGGAGCTGCAGCGAGTCGAGGCCGAGCGTGGCCGGTCAGGGGTGTTGTTTTTGCGCCGGCCGGGGATTAAGCCAGACTGCTAATACCGAGGGGCTTTACGGGGGCCCGGACGGGAGCCAGACAGCTGGGCCAGATTAAAGAATGGACTCCATACTGTTTGACAACAAATACAGCCTCGGTTTTGAGGAGTTAAAAGCGCGGCCGTATCGCATGTGACTCATCGATTTCATCTGTTCAATCTTCCATCATGCGAGTGGGCGTGCGGCAGCTGCAGTCATATTCTCGCCcccgacaaaaaaaaaaaacaaaaaaaaactaacaaaacaacgATGAGCAGGCTTTGAGAAGTCGTCCGCTGCTGTCGACGGGGCTGATGAACTTTTTCTGCTGATCTGGCCGCAGGTCAATGGACATCAGATCATGGACGAGCcaatggaggaggaagagtctTTCTCACACTGTGTAAGTAGCGGCGGCGCACCTTCCACCCCTCGTGTGCGAGTGTTTTCGTCTCATCCCGATATCGTTCGCGCAGGAAGACGGCACGTATAAAGAGATTCCCATCACCCATCATGTGAAAGAGGGCTGTGAGAAAGCGGATCCGTCTCAGTTTGAGCTCCTTAAAGTCCTCGGTCAGGGCTCTTTTGGCAAGGTAAGGAAAGTAATCAAGAGTGCTTCTGTCAGAGCTGACGTCTGCCTCCCTCTTTGAGTGTTTTCTCTTTGGCTTTCAGGTGTTTCTCGTCCGAAAGATCGTGGGTCCAGATGGTGGACAGTTATATGCAATGAAAGTACTAAAAAAAGCATCTTTGAAAGGTAATGCCGTGTTTGTCGTAtcgcagcagaaaaaaaaaagttgacttttttgctgatttttttctaaGTATGTTCTGTTCGTCTCTCCAGTCAGGGACAGAGTTCGCACTAAGATGGAAAGAGACATTTTAGTGGAAGTTAATCATCCCTTCATAGTGAAATTGCACTATGGTAAGAAACAGACAAGTCTACACTTATGAGAGTAAAGCTAGTCGGTTCTGTCATGGGAGAAACTTAAGTTGACCCGAACTGTTCACCACCTTTAGCAGTAGCAACTTGAAAATGATGTTTTCTGCTTAGTCCATACATAGATGGATATCTGGGAAAACTGAAACGGTTTTATGCATTTTCATCCACACGAGAACAATTTACCTTTAGTTTAACATCAcctaaaatgattatttataaaagctggaaatttgagaaaactctgtatttgtgtttgcgtgtgtaaatgagaaaactgaaatttaCGGTTTGCAACAAACATTGCGCTAATATATCCACGTACTTGCTTTGACACGACTCCCAATCGACAatgtcttgtgttttattaactttatattcaAATActctatttaaaaagtacttcaacctatttatctgtttaattctcaacaggaagtcatggttgttttgaagcaatctgattggctgataggtTTCAGCTTTGTGCTACACTGCCCTCTATGGGTGTGGCATATTTGAAACACTCATTGGTGTATTTGTGCGAGTTCATGTGGATGAAAATTTTTCTGAAAccgcatgtttttgttttttaaaaacaacgtggcagagatatttgttttcataaagatACTTAAGGCTGTAGACAGACATGCAGTGTAACGCAGCACAATTCCCCAATCACCCTctgtaattatatatattttttttgttgtcttaaaTTTCATCCAGGTGGCATCAGAAaggtctttaaaaatatttaatttgacttATTGAAGCCTGCAGACACCCTACATGTAGTTATTGGCCTTCAAGCAATTTCTCTGAGCCTGGTATTGTCTGAAATTTGATGAAATTTGAATTATAGTGACCgtcttttaaatgtttggaatGCTGGACTTCAGCATGTTTGGGAAGCTGTTGCCAGAGTCCTTGTCAACAGGAATTGCTTCCTGGATAAGAAAAGGATAAGAAAAGATcattgctgttttctttcctaCTTGGCATTCTGTTAAGAAACATATAAGCTCCAAAAGGATCAAACCAGCAAACTTAATCAATTACATTTGATCCACAGCACCCGGATAATACTATCAGACTCAGGTTAAGTTTGCTGACGGTCACTGAAACCTTTCTTATCCTTTTCagtatatttcattaaaatgttttggaggcTGTTGAGCAGTTATTGAGCACTTCAGTTGATATTTTtgtatgcatttgtttttacctCTGCAGCCTTTCAGACAGAAGGGAAATTGTATTTAATACTGGACTTTCTCAGGGGAGGGGATGTATTCACTCGCTTATCCAAAGAGGTAAGCTCATTCATAAATATCTGTATTTACTTTTGCTGTTAACTTTGCTCCGTTTTCTGATTGAAGCCTTAAAAACTTTCTTCttatttcatcttgtttttctttccaagaaaaacaagcaagaaTTGTGAATAATACATGGTTATTTCCGAGTCATGTTTGTGTAAAATCAGCACAGCAGATGCCTCGATGCTCATTCTTAAACCCAGAGGAGTTTAGATGACAGCTACAAATTGAGCTGGTGTAGATTTAGCGtgctttgctttttaaaatgtatttattttttttatccttattATACGAGCGTGAGTGCTGCCAACTCATTTGTCCCCGACTGTTTTTCTGACTGCctgtacattttcaaatcatgTCTTGGAAGCGGACTCTTTTTCTGGGCACGTACTGTAGATATGCGTTTACATCAGCAGATGCTGGTCACTTACCAGCTCAGCACGACTCTCTCCTGATGCCTTTCTCAGCTCTCAAACAACGAGCGTCCGATCTCCAGATCGACCTCGTCTTACAAACAACGCGGCGGCGCCGTCGTGTCGTGTCGCCTCTCCGAAATGTCGATGTTGTGACCATATTGCCCGTTTTGTGACAACTGCTGCTCaatgttgattttgtttgtgtgttttcactcTTGCTGCTGAATTTCTCCTTGGAGTTCAGAGAGTAAATCTTTCCAGTTCTTATTAGGTTATGTTTACAGAGGAAGATGTGAAATTCTACCTTGCAGAGCTGGCTCTGGCCCTCGACCATCTGCACAACCTGGGCATAGTTTACAGAGATCTCAAGCCAGAGAAGTATGAATGATTTCTGGCCTGTTTGCATGTACACCTGAACTGCACCACATACCCATTATACTGCCTTATATGTCTCAGGTTACtgataatttaatttgaaagtgtTTGAAATTTTGTATTCGGAAACTGTTTCAGTCTAGAatacttgtatttttattatatatatttactttttctttttcttttttttttggctgattgaattagttttttttactcGGTTTTTCTATCTTTacaatgaatattttattctgaatatTTAGTGCCAGTGGGAACTTTGCATACACTAGTCATAGGCCTTTTATGCCACATTATATTAAAGTGGTATTCTCAGAATGGAACGATGACACGGTGCATAACTtggatgattaaaaaataaaatcaagtaatGCACAGTTTTGAATTTCCATCAAGTTTTCACAATTCCGCATATGGTCAGAATTATAGATAAAGAATCGCATAAATTAAATCACTGCTTCTTAATATTTGATGTTAGCAGTTTTTGCAAAGTAACGGCTTAATTCTCCTTGAAACTGAACCAGTAATGGTAAAGTTaacttttttgttctgtttttttggatttcaggttttctctctctatctctttatatctattttttatatCTATGTCAATCTCTAAATAAATTTAGGTTATTTAGAATGAGACACAGAATATGTCAGATGTATTAATGATTTCAGTGTCAGAAGTTGAGGCTCTACATGTTGACATTGGAGGGTTTTTAATGTTGTTGCCCTCTCCGtccttaacatttttctttctgtcacaataagcaatcaGTCAGTTCATGGCATGATAAATTCAAATGAGCTCAAACGTTTCCAGTTTGATCATTgaaaggcaattttgtttacaatctttatggttttggttatttgtgtgtttttttaaaaatatatatttctgtttgatttaGTGATTTTGGTtgtcgtgttttattttggatatttaaattgtcTTCCAGTTTgggtgttaagtgttctttacaaattGAAGTTTTAATCTTCGAGAGTGGAAACTTgcgttacatttttttttttactctgcgTGGTTCGTAAGAAACTTGTAATGGATTCAAACGTTTGCACCGAGCTCTAAATTTGAACAATTTCCCAAATAATTTGTTGTATCTTGATTCCAGGATGAAAAACCTGGATTaaatgtctctttaaaagctgcAAGTTAGTGATAAACAGACCTATAAGGAGCTTGTGTTGGTGCTGTTTTCAGCAGAATTTgctgaaaaagtttttattttagttcctTTCAATGCGAGTTGAAGTGTAGCTCTCTGATCTGTCAGAACTCTGCGAAAGAAAAACTCTCAACTACGAGGTCTGCTGCGTGTCAAGTGTTTTACACAAAAGGAAACTGCGTGTTGTTTCTTCAGAGCTTCTCCTGAAAAATGGATATTTGAAGCTGAACCGTGTCATAACTTCTCTTTCAGCATCTTACTCGATGAGGCAGGACATATAAAGTTAACAGGTACGCCTTGTTGAACTCCGTATGCGTAACATCTTGTTTAGAAGTGTTTATCAACCATATGCTTAAGTTGgcaatttcttacttttataaACACTGCATCAATTCTGTTGGTGTCAGATATTATCCAAGACCTAATGCAGATTTGATCCTGttggtacaaaaacaaaataatatcttttttcccccttattttatttcctttctgtgCAGACTTTGGCTTGAGTAAAGAGTCAGTCGATGCTGATAAGAAGGCGTATTCCTTCTGTGGTACGGTGGAGTATATGGCCCCTGAGGTGGTCAACAGAAGAGGACACACGCAGAGCGCAGACTGGTGGTCTCTGGGAGTCCTTATGGTGCGTCAGCTCGCCAGAATCGCTTCATGacttgatgtgtttttattcacttcCTATTAATGTTCCACACAAACGTGTGATCCGTTTCACTTTCTGTCAAGTTACAGCCACAGATATCTTCCATCAGGAAAATAACCCTAAACATTATTAACACTCAGGGGGCTACaaaatttccaaaaatgaaatcttaCAAAAAATGTTAGTCAATggattaaaatcaatttatcgGCAAGTCCCAGTCTGTAAACGTGCAAAGTaaactttctctttttgcatcccttttacatttttgcGCTACTTTTTTACTGACCTGTCTCACCAActctcacaaaaacacaatgaagtttGGTAtcttaaaatgacaaagtgagtattctgcacatttaaaaaaaaatctaattcaggtttttaaatgtttatttgcagtTTGAGATGCTAACGGGGACGTTACCTTTCCAAGGGAAAGACCGGAACGAGACCATGAACATGATTCTCAAGTGAGTCCTTCCACGTGTCACGCTCCGACTTGCGTAACGGCACGTTGTGAATGTGCGGAGTTTGTAGGTAGCGAACGTCGGTTGCCTCCTCTCGTTGCCTCTCTCGTTGCCCACGTTCACTTGTTGCTCCGTGTTTCTCTTCCCACTCAGAGCTAAGTTGGGAATGCCACAGTTCCTAAGTTTGGAAGCCCAGAGTTTGCTGCGAATGCTGTTTAAACGCAACCCCGCTAACAGACTGGGTAAGGAGGCCGACTGTTGACACGAAGCTCTTAGCTGCAGGTTGTTGACTATTTAGCATCCAGGTAAAACAACATGCAGAcgaccagagagagagagagagagagaaataaagaaaactaataATGAATTCAGGTTAACTGAACCAAAATGATTTGTGTCTTTAGGGGCCGGGCCCGATGGAGTGGAGGAGATCAAACGGCACGCTTTCTTTTCCACCATCGACTGGAAtgtgagcacacacacacacacacaccctcgcTCATGTTTCTCACAATCCCACACAGACGAGCACACACACCACTCTGCAGCTTCTGTTGAGGCTTCACACCTTCCAATCGTTTGGCTTCATAACCAGTAGCCATCAGTGCTGGCCACAGGAgctaggttttttttatgtgtgtgtgtgtgtgggggggagtcTGGGCAGCAGTCCAGTTCTCGCTGTGTGTGCACTAATAGCCTTGTGTGAGCGTTTAAGAGCCGGCGGGACGCTATTGGCCGGTGTTAGCCGTTCAGGGGATTGGAGGGGTTAATCTGCGAGAGCGCTTGACTTCTCTTGAGCGCATGTTCTCACTCTCCATCCAGCATGTGTTAGGGTTTGACTtgtgttaatgtgtgtgtgtgtgtgtgtgtttccaacCAGAAACTGTTCAGAAGAGAACTCCAGCCCCCGTTCAAACCCGCAGCTGGTAAACCGGACGACACTTTCTGCTTCGACCCCgagttcactgcaaaaacgcCTAAAGGTACACACGtccaaatttttaaatttttttatatttttttttaagcgagAAGCCGCTCCTGTAGCCATGGAAACGCTTTTACCGGCTGTCTGTCCGTGTGACGGGTGGTTTCTGTGTGTTCAGACTCCCCGGGCATCCCACCCAGCGCCAATGCCCACCAACTCTTCAAAGGCTTCAGCTTCGTCGCTCCGGCTCCGATGGACGAGAACAAGAGCTCCCCGCTGCTCAGCATTCTCCCCATAGTTCAGGTGAACGCCCACAGGTCCTCTGTCACACCTCCGCTTGAGTAAGCTGCACTGGAAAAAGCACAAGATCCCAGTGAAAATGTCTCACTACACTTGGAATAAGGCAAAATGAACTTAGaaggaacttttcagcaagaaaagcaagctggttttaagtcaataattccttagtattgatgaaaaagcaaTACTATTAATCTGCAGAttaattcacttataacaagatatttgtCACAtggttttagtgaaataatctgccagtggcattagtgctttttcatcaatattaaggaattattttcttaaaacatgctcctatatcttgctgaaaagttagtcgTAAGTtggttttctgttatttcaagCGAAGTAAGATATTTTCCATagaaactggaacaaaaatacttggtaatattttgtgtttttgcagtgtaggacACATTTGCTAGTAATGGTAATTGCATTAGTCTAGCAGCAGAAAAATACACCGATTTCCTTTCTTTCACTCgttcaaatctgaaaagtgtgcttTGCGGATTCGTTCAACTCTCGTGTCAATACTTTCTCTGtctcagcattttttttcttttaaatcttggCAATGATTTTCaattggactttgactaggccattccaacGTATCGACATGCTTTGATGTCAGCCGTTCACCATGACTGCATGTTTGGAATCGTTGTCATGGCATCACATTCCTGTTGTAAACGCTATTGAGGTTGTTTGTGGTGTGATCGTTACAGAGCCAAGCCCAACAGAAGTCTTCtaataaattattcatattgTGCACTGAATACCTGGATGAATTGAATTAGGCTGCTGTAGTGAAACAgcagccgtgtttccattacGATATTCGGATAgtgtcaaaacaaacaacaaaattttcCGATTGCTGTGTTTCCCATTATATAAGTATCACGCGT contains:
- the rps6ka6 gene encoding ribosomal protein S6 kinase alpha-6, which produces MEVNSVSSEVNGHQIMDEPMEEEESFSHCEDGTYKEIPITHHVKEGCEKADPSQFELLKVLGQGSFGKVFLVRKIVGPDGGQLYAMKVLKKASLKVRDRVRTKMERDILVEVNHPFIVKLHYAFQTEGKLYLILDFLRGGDVFTRLSKEVMFTEEDVKFYLAELALALDHLHNLGIVYRDLKPENILLDEAGHIKLTDFGLSKESVDADKKAYSFCGTVEYMAPEVVNRRGHTQSADWWSLGVLMFEMLTGTLPFQGKDRNETMNMILKAKLGMPQFLSLEAQSLLRMLFKRNPANRLGAGPDGVEEIKRHAFFSTIDWNKLFRRELQPPFKPAAGKPDDTFCFDPEFTAKTPKDSPGIPPSANAHQLFKGFSFVAPAPMDENKSSPLLSILPIVQVHGGSTKFSDLYELQEDIGVGSYSICKRCVHRVSGADYAVKIIDKSKRDPSEEIEILMRYGQHPNIITLKDVYDEDRYVYLVTELMKGGELLDRILRQKFFSEREASAVLYTITKTVDYLHCQGVVHRDLKPSNILYMDDSGNPDSIRICDFGFAKQLRGGNGLLLTPCYTANFVAPEVLMRQGYDAACDIWSLGVLLYTMLAGYTPFANGPNDTPEEILLRIGSGKFSLTGGNWDTVSDSSKDLLSHMLHVDPHQRYTAEQVLKHSWITCRDSLPHFQLTRHDAPHLVKGAMAATYSALSQKTSQPVLEPVAASSLAQRRSMKKLTSTDM